A genomic segment from Propioniciclava sp. MC1595 encodes:
- a CDS encoding RNA-binding protein — MLADALEHLVRGLVSNPDDVVVSDLDRRRVRTLEVRVNPEDIGKVIGRQGRTAGALRTVITALAGREQVRVDFVDVDRRPRRR; from the coding sequence GTGCTCGCGGACGCACTGGAGCACCTGGTGCGCGGGCTCGTGTCCAACCCCGACGACGTCGTCGTGTCCGACCTGGACCGCCGACGCGTCCGGACGCTGGAGGTCCGCGTCAACCCCGAGGACATCGGCAAGGTGATCGGGCGTCAGGGCCGCACTGCGGGTGCCCTGCGCACGGTCATCACCGCGCTGGCCGGTCGTGAGCAGGTCCGGGTCGACTTCGTCGACGTGGACCGCCGCCCCCGCCGCCGCTGA
- the rimM gene encoding ribosome maturation factor RimM (Essential for efficient processing of 16S rRNA): protein MGETVDVLVGTIGRAHGLRGEVSVHVRTDEPERRFTPGASLRVGDRPRTVASARWHSGTLLLGLEGVTDRTAAEALRGRELWADVPAGEAPADEGEYWDRQLVGLEVLDAAGAVAGTIGEVLHLPAHDVLVVRTSGGDRLVPFVSEVVPVVDLEAGHVRVADIGGLLSDEDA from the coding sequence ATGGGCGAGACCGTCGACGTCCTGGTCGGCACGATCGGGCGCGCGCACGGGCTGCGCGGCGAGGTGAGTGTGCACGTGCGCACCGACGAGCCCGAGCGCCGCTTCACCCCGGGGGCGAGCCTGCGGGTGGGCGACCGGCCCCGCACGGTCGCGAGCGCGCGCTGGCACTCCGGCACGCTCCTGCTCGGCCTGGAGGGCGTGACGGACCGCACCGCGGCCGAGGCGCTGCGCGGCCGGGAGCTGTGGGCCGACGTGCCCGCCGGCGAGGCCCCCGCCGACGAGGGCGAGTACTGGGACCGCCAGCTGGTCGGCCTCGAGGTGCTGGACGCCGCGGGTGCGGTCGCCGGCACCATCGGCGAGGTGCTGCACCTCCCCGCCCACGACGTGCTCGTCGTGCGCACGTCCGGGGGCGACCGCTTGGTCCCGTTCGTGTCCGAGGTCGTCCCGGTGGTCGACCTCGAGGCCGGCCACGTCCGCGTGGCCGACATTGGCGGCCTGTTGAGCGACGAGGACGCCTGA
- the rpsP gene encoding 30S ribosomal protein S16, with amino-acid sequence MAVKIRLKRMGKIRNAQYRIVVMDSRSKRDGRAIEEIGIYQPKNDPSVVEVNSERAQYWLGVGAQPSETVEKILKLSGDWQKFKGSDEPSGIKPQAEKADKLAAFNRALAESDDEPATGAFSSRKKKAEEAEEAPAAEADAPEAEAPEAEDAASDEA; translated from the coding sequence GTGGCTGTCAAGATTCGTCTGAAGCGGATGGGCAAGATCCGCAACGCGCAGTACCGCATCGTCGTCATGGACTCGCGCTCCAAGCGCGACGGCCGTGCGATCGAGGAGATCGGCATCTACCAGCCGAAGAACGACCCGTCGGTGGTCGAGGTCAACTCCGAGCGTGCGCAGTACTGGCTCGGCGTCGGCGCCCAGCCGTCCGAGACCGTCGAGAAGATCCTCAAGCTGTCGGGTGACTGGCAGAAGTTCAAGGGCTCCGACGAGCCGTCGGGCATCAAGCCGCAGGCCGAGAAGGCCGACAAGTTGGCCGCCTTCAACAGGGCGCTGGCCGAGTCCGACGACGAGCCGGCCACCGGCGCCTTCTCCTCGCGCAAGAAGAAGGCCGAGGAGGCCGAGGAGGCCCCCGCCGCCGAGGCTGACGCCCCCGAGGCCGAGGCCCCCGAGGCCGAGGACGCCGCGTCCGACGAGGCGTGA
- the ffh gene encoding signal recognition particle protein, protein MFDTLQDRLQATFRNLRGKGRLTDADIDATAREIRLALLEADVNLGVVKDFVAAVKERAKGEELSQALNPTQQIIKIVNEELVEILGGQARQLRFAKNPPTVIMLAGLQGSGKTTLAGKLGLWLREQGHTPMLVAADLQRPNAVNQLQVVGGRAGVPVFAPEPGNGVGNPVEVARASIEEAKRKYYDTVIVDTAGRLGVDAELMQQAADIRDAVNPDEILFVVDAMIGQDAVNTANAFAEGVGFDGVVLSKLDGDARGGAALSIARVTGKPIMFASNGESLKDFDLFHPDRMASRILDMGDLLTLIEQAEKTFDAEQSRKAAEKIMGSGDFGLDDFLQQMQAVRKMGPMSKILGMMPGMGQYKEALGAIDEREIDRIEAIIYSMTPAERAKPEILNGSRRSRIANGSGTTVQDVNGLVNRFMETRKMMRQMGKGGGLPGMPPGMGAMGGMPGLPGRPAKQQAKKAAKGKKGVSGNPAKRSGNPAAASAPEQFVPQTEAEMQQAMADFQLPPELQKMFNQQQNKGPFG, encoded by the coding sequence ATGTTCGACACCCTGCAAGACCGCCTCCAAGCCACGTTCCGCAACCTGCGCGGCAAGGGGCGGCTCACCGACGCCGACATCGACGCGACCGCGCGCGAGATCCGCCTCGCGCTGCTCGAGGCCGACGTCAACCTCGGCGTCGTCAAGGACTTCGTGGCCGCCGTCAAGGAGCGTGCCAAGGGCGAGGAGCTCAGCCAGGCGCTGAACCCGACCCAGCAGATCATCAAGATCGTCAACGAAGAGCTCGTCGAGATCCTCGGTGGGCAGGCCCGCCAGCTGCGGTTCGCCAAGAACCCGCCGACCGTCATCATGCTCGCCGGTCTCCAGGGTTCCGGTAAGACGACGCTCGCCGGCAAGCTCGGCCTGTGGCTGCGCGAGCAGGGCCACACGCCCATGCTGGTCGCCGCCGACCTCCAGCGCCCCAACGCCGTGAACCAGCTCCAGGTCGTCGGTGGGCGCGCCGGCGTCCCGGTGTTCGCGCCCGAGCCGGGCAACGGCGTCGGCAACCCCGTCGAGGTGGCGCGGGCCTCCATCGAGGAGGCCAAGCGCAAGTACTACGACACGGTGATCGTCGACACCGCAGGCCGCCTGGGCGTGGACGCCGAGCTGATGCAGCAGGCCGCCGACATCCGCGACGCGGTGAACCCCGACGAGATCCTGTTCGTCGTCGACGCCATGATCGGCCAGGACGCGGTCAACACCGCGAACGCCTTCGCCGAGGGCGTCGGCTTCGACGGCGTCGTGCTCTCCAAGCTCGACGGTGACGCCCGTGGTGGTGCGGCGCTGTCGATCGCGCGCGTGACCGGCAAGCCGATCATGTTCGCCTCCAACGGCGAGTCGCTGAAGGACTTCGACCTCTTCCACCCCGACCGGATGGCCAGCCGCATCCTCGACATGGGTGACCTGCTCACCCTGATCGAGCAGGCCGAGAAGACCTTCGACGCCGAGCAGTCGCGCAAGGCCGCCGAGAAGATCATGGGGTCGGGCGACTTCGGCCTGGACGACTTTCTGCAGCAGATGCAGGCCGTGCGCAAGATGGGCCCGATGAGCAAGATCCTCGGCATGATGCCGGGCATGGGCCAGTACAAGGAGGCCCTCGGCGCCATCGACGAGCGCGAGATCGACCGCATCGAGGCGATCATCTACTCGATGACCCCGGCCGAGCGTGCCAAGCCCGAGATCCTCAACGGGTCGCGGCGCTCGCGCATCGCCAACGGGTCGGGCACCACGGTCCAGGACGTCAACGGGCTGGTCAACCGCTTCATGGAGACCCGCAAGATGATGCGCCAGATGGGCAAGGGCGGCGGCCTGCCCGGCATGCCCCCCGGCATGGGGGCCATGGGTGGCATGCCCGGCCTGCCCGGGCGCCCGGCCAAGCAGCAGGCGAAGAAGGCGGCCAAGGGGAAGAAGGGCGTGTCGGGCAACCCGGCCAAGCGTTCCGGCAACCCCGCGGCGGCGTCCGCGCCCGAGCAGTTCGTGCCGCAGACCGAGGCCGAGATGCAGCAGGCGATGGCCGACTTCCAGCTGCCGCCCGAGCTGCAGAAGATGTTCAACCAGCAGCAGAACAAGGGCCCCTTCGGCTGA
- a CDS encoding amidohydrolase family protein, giving the protein MAHHHHDDVPLDALGQPLTAHTHTHDGSTHTHVYADVPAGPPSRLHLRGTVLPEGEVRDVWVVDGVVASEPVADAVTVATDCWILPGLVDAHCHIGMGPNGATDAEDVERQALLDRDAGTLLARDTGVPTDTRWVDDREDLPRIIRAGRHIARPRRYIRNLAEEVEPEDLVEEVRTQARAGDGWVKLVGDWIDRDAGDLRPLWPADVAAAAIGAAHEEGARVTAHCFDERSVTELVDAGIDGIEHGTGLDDDTIATMAERGVALVPTLCNIETFPQIAAAGEEKFPTYATHMRALHARRFETIGKAVDAGVPVYAGTDAGTSIPHGLIAEEVELLGRVGGAEFALGAASWRAREWLGVDGLADGASADLVVYDADPRTDLSVVRHPRLVILRGRVVRS; this is encoded by the coding sequence ATGGCGCACCACCACCACGACGACGTACCGCTGGACGCTTTGGGCCAGCCCCTGACCGCCCACACCCACACCCACGACGGGTCGACGCACACGCACGTGTACGCCGACGTGCCCGCCGGGCCGCCCTCGCGGCTGCACCTGCGCGGCACGGTCCTGCCCGAGGGCGAGGTGCGCGACGTCTGGGTCGTGGACGGGGTGGTGGCGTCCGAGCCGGTTGCGGACGCGGTCACCGTGGCGACCGACTGCTGGATCCTGCCCGGCCTCGTGGACGCCCACTGCCACATCGGGATGGGGCCGAACGGTGCCACGGACGCCGAGGATGTCGAGCGCCAGGCGCTGCTCGACCGCGACGCCGGCACGCTGCTGGCCCGCGACACCGGCGTGCCGACCGACACCCGCTGGGTCGACGACCGCGAGGACCTGCCCCGCATCATCCGGGCCGGACGCCACATCGCACGGCCCCGTCGCTACATCCGCAACCTGGCCGAGGAGGTCGAGCCCGAGGACCTTGTCGAGGAGGTGCGCACCCAGGCGCGCGCCGGCGACGGCTGGGTCAAGCTCGTGGGCGACTGGATCGACCGGGACGCCGGCGACCTGCGCCCGCTCTGGCCGGCCGACGTGGCGGCCGCGGCGATCGGGGCGGCCCACGAGGAGGGAGCGCGGGTGACCGCGCACTGCTTCGACGAGCGGTCGGTCACCGAGCTCGTGGACGCCGGGATCGACGGCATCGAGCACGGCACCGGGCTGGACGACGACACCATCGCGACCATGGCCGAGCGCGGCGTGGCGCTGGTGCCGACGCTGTGCAACATCGAGACGTTCCCGCAGATCGCGGCGGCGGGGGAGGAGAAGTTCCCCACCTACGCCACGCACATGCGGGCCCTGCACGCGCGCCGGTTCGAGACGATCGGCAAGGCCGTGGACGCCGGCGTCCCGGTGTACGCGGGCACCGACGCCGGCACCTCCATCCCGCACGGGCTGATCGCCGAGGAGGTCGAGCTGTTGGGCCGCGTCGGGGGAGCGGAGTTCGCGCTCGGCGCGGCCTCGTGGCGGGCCCGGGAGTGGCTGGGAGTGGACGGGCTGGCCGACGGGGCGTCCGCCGACCTGGTCGTCTACGACGCCGACCCCCGCACCGACCTGTCGGTCGTGCGGCACCCACGGCTGGTGATCCTGCGCGGGCGGGTCGTGCGCTCCTGA
- the ftsY gene encoding signal recognition particle-docking protein FtsY yields MTLNFNDPTLLWIIVGAVVALAAIVTTALVVRNRRVRELERRDRPSIETPTAPPATPSDGVLVEEPVAPTEPAAPTTERPEAAGTRLSRLRRRLAGSNNVLAQALLGLISTDRLDADTWDDFEATLIGSDLGVGPTTELVDTLRKELSIDGVNDPTRARTVLRQELVKLADPTLDRALNVTGADGLPAVVLVVGVNGTGKTTTVGKLARLLVAEGKTVLLGAADTFRAAAAEQLQTWGDRVGVETVRGPEGADPASVAFDAVDTGVAKGVDVVLVDTAGRLHNKSNLMDELGKIRRVIEKRAPITECLLLLDATTGQNGLIQARVFDEVTDLTGIVLSKLDGSAKGGIVVQVQRELGIPVKFIGLGEGADDLAPFTAEGFVDGLLGE; encoded by the coding sequence GTGACGCTGAACTTCAACGACCCCACGCTGCTCTGGATCATCGTCGGCGCCGTCGTGGCGCTGGCCGCGATCGTGACCACCGCGCTGGTCGTCCGCAACCGCCGCGTCCGCGAGCTGGAGCGCCGGGACCGCCCCTCGATCGAGACCCCCACCGCGCCGCCCGCCACCCCGTCCGACGGCGTCCTCGTCGAGGAGCCGGTGGCACCCACCGAGCCCGCCGCCCCCACCACCGAGCGGCCCGAGGCAGCCGGCACGCGCCTGTCCCGGCTGCGCCGCCGCCTCGCCGGCTCCAACAACGTGCTCGCCCAGGCCCTGCTGGGCCTGATCAGCACCGACCGGCTCGACGCCGACACCTGGGACGACTTCGAGGCCACCCTGATCGGCTCCGACCTCGGCGTCGGCCCGACCACCGAACTCGTCGATACCCTGCGCAAGGAGCTGTCGATCGACGGGGTCAACGACCCCACGCGCGCCCGCACCGTGCTGCGCCAGGAGCTGGTGAAGCTGGCCGACCCGACCCTCGACCGCGCGCTCAACGTGACCGGCGCCGACGGCCTGCCCGCCGTCGTGCTGGTCGTCGGCGTGAACGGCACCGGCAAGACCACGACCGTGGGCAAGCTGGCCCGCCTGCTGGTCGCCGAGGGCAAGACCGTCCTGCTGGGCGCCGCCGACACGTTCCGCGCCGCGGCCGCCGAGCAGCTGCAGACCTGGGGCGACCGCGTGGGCGTCGAGACCGTCCGCGGCCCCGAGGGCGCCGACCCCGCCTCGGTCGCCTTCGACGCCGTGGACACCGGCGTCGCCAAGGGCGTCGACGTGGTGCTGGTCGACACGGCCGGCCGCCTGCACAACAAGTCCAACCTGATGGACGAGCTGGGCAAGATCCGGCGCGTGATCGAGAAGCGCGCCCCGATCACCGAGTGCCTGCTGCTGCTGGATGCCACGACCGGCCAGAACGGCCTCATCCAGGCCCGCGTGTTCGACGAGGTGACCGACCTCACCGGCATCGTGCTGAGCAAGCTCGACGGCTCGGCCAAGGGCGGCATCGTGGTGCAGGTGCAGCGCGAGCTCGGCATCCCGGTGAAGTTCATCGGCCTGGGCGAGGGCGCCGACGACCTGGCCCCCTTCACCGCCGAGGGCTTCGTCGACGGCCTGCTGGGGGAGTGA